From the Butyrivibrio fibrisolvens genome, one window contains:
- a CDS encoding DUF2142 domain-containing protein yields MSLKCFGDGSYIYDFWNGIKYDDNPLGLTGIWKSEQMPLYPYSISGIAIALLKLIGAPYQVFVVIGRMINLLLFSLITLLCIKICPGIKTTILTFSFVPAVVWMETSFSYDSLNLAMANLFICYCIRCRDKQKVTIKDLIIIMAIMIVFAPIKYIYIVMALFVFVIPLSHIQIKNKKRIALIGGVALLIMILILAKLRGSEILYLLGSGADGRFAGTSDTTYTLAYVIRHPFTIILVFFKTIIEKSEFYFLRSLSGENYTNFVPHTLVIILAIIVVRILIGAHGFNEVSKRDRVVAWMTFTVMSIVIFTSFLFLYSVIPSENGMIGIVDGVQGRYFLPLFLILPLMLSIKKFKLEEHQKKNYLFGLLIVNIVITLFKYSGALIS; encoded by the coding sequence ATGTCGCTTAAGTGTTTTGGCGATGGAAGCTATATTTATGACTTTTGGAATGGGATTAAGTATGATGATAACCCGCTTGGATTAACAGGTATTTGGAAGAGTGAACAGATGCCGTTGTATCCATATTCAATTTCAGGAATTGCAATTGCGCTACTTAAGTTGATAGGAGCACCTTATCAGGTTTTTGTAGTGATTGGGAGAATGATCAATTTATTGCTGTTTTCCTTAATAACTCTATTGTGCATAAAAATCTGTCCTGGAATTAAGACAACCATCTTGACTTTTTCTTTTGTTCCGGCTGTTGTTTGGATGGAAACATCTTTTTCATATGATAGCTTGAATCTGGCGATGGCTAATCTTTTTATATGTTACTGCATAAGATGTCGTGATAAGCAAAAGGTCACTATAAAAGATTTGATAATAATCATGGCTATCATGATTGTATTTGCGCCAATTAAATATATTTACATAGTTATGGCTTTGTTTGTTTTTGTGATTCCATTATCACACATTCAGATTAAAAACAAAAAACGGATAGCGCTAATAGGTGGAGTGGCGCTGTTAATAATGATATTGATATTGGCTAAGTTAAGAGGAAGCGAGATATTATATTTACTTGGTAGTGGAGCTGATGGACGATTTGCTGGTACAAGCGATACCACATATACGCTGGCCTATGTGATAAGACATCCGTTTACTATAATACTGGTATTTTTTAAGACTATAATTGAGAAAAGTGAGTTTTATTTTCTGAGAAGTTTAAGTGGAGAAAATTATACTAACTTTGTTCCTCATACGCTTGTCATAATACTTGCAATAATCGTTGTTCGTATATTAATTGGTGCTCATGGTTTTAATGAAGTTAGTAAGAGAGACAGAGTTGTGGCATGGATGACGTTTACTGTAATGTCCATTGTGATATTTACATCTTTCCTGTTTTTATATTCTGTAATTCCATCGGAGAATGGAATGATAGGAATAGTAGATGGAGTCCAGGGAAGGTATTTTCTTCCTCTATTCTTAATACTTCCGTTGATGCTGTCCATAAAGAAATTTAAATTAGAAGAGCATCAAAAAAAGAATTATTTATTTGGATTATTGATCGTAAATATCGTTATAACATTATTTAAATACTCGGGAGCGCTTATTAGCTGA
- a CDS encoding ArnT family glycosyltransferase, with protein sequence MAALVTWILIRKHIRLTMSVIGGLCKASKSELMGAVVLGLYALFIFSLAVRIVPYNWDSLSYHLSRIWFWAQNESVTHFATMDTRMLGTPGFTEFIDLHLYLLYVQSNDAVLNLTQSFSYILNIIFVYSIARRIGVDNFGRIYAVLLFAASPIVFAESLSTQTDEFAALWILAFSRVVLEIAYSDDGLCLDKKGIGRLLVLAMSLALSILTKPSGLFCVAALFVWLLYMCLKRKDNIRLIFTWIALVTVIMVVIILPEAIRNIVTYGAMTDPWQGPGQLVLTIDLRYQFINFFKNIGFFLPGVLWPSFNNIWQHLVYYLGYILHIDIDSSLISEGGNYQDNLLGKVENYEYDTATNSVITILFLGILLITVIRCIIYSVRKIVRSDKKELSCPISFGYSSAAFLAFIITCAFVKSEVFVCRYMIASFGLLAPAICLQIQKLGKYKNRLFEGLIYGASGLLICAQLFNMIIVHLEHKYSGDDRAEAYYEVNGGEYGSVYEPLSRYLEENAQEYHSIGIKMDSNTYVYPVLRLLEEYSDTVYYIDVPNSSSKYSDDEYQPDCIIVITYSDMGNMYDKDYNYNGLSYVQDEQLSGRCRVFVR encoded by the coding sequence ATGGCTGCTTTAGTAACCTGGATTCTGATTCGAAAGCATATACGACTTACCATGAGTGTCATAGGCGGATTATGTAAAGCTTCAAAAAGTGAACTGATGGGTGCCGTCGTACTTGGACTATATGCACTGTTCATTTTCAGCTTAGCAGTAAGGATAGTTCCATATAACTGGGATTCTTTATCATATCATTTGAGTAGGATCTGGTTTTGGGCACAGAATGAAAGCGTCACCCACTTTGCTACCATGGATACAAGAATGCTCGGAACTCCCGGATTTACGGAATTCATTGATTTGCACCTGTATCTGCTATATGTACAGAGTAATGATGCGGTATTAAATTTAACACAGTCTTTTTCTTACATACTGAATATAATATTTGTATATAGTATTGCCAGAAGGATTGGTGTTGATAATTTTGGAAGAATATATGCAGTACTGCTGTTTGCAGCGTCTCCGATAGTTTTTGCAGAAAGCTTGTCCACACAGACAGATGAATTTGCAGCATTATGGATTCTTGCTTTTTCAAGAGTGGTGTTGGAAATAGCTTATAGCGATGATGGATTATGTTTGGATAAAAAAGGAATTGGCAGACTGTTGGTACTTGCAATGTCACTTGCGCTTAGTATTCTCACAAAGCCAAGCGGCTTGTTTTGCGTAGCTGCATTATTTGTATGGTTGCTTTACATGTGCTTAAAGCGTAAGGATAATATACGACTTATTTTCACCTGGATTGCTCTTGTTACAGTTATAATGGTAGTAATTATCTTGCCTGAAGCTATAAGAAATATTGTGACCTATGGAGCTATGACAGATCCGTGGCAAGGGCCTGGGCAGCTGGTACTAACTATAGATTTAAGATATCAGTTTATCAATTTCTTTAAGAATATAGGATTTTTTCTTCCTGGTGTATTATGGCCATCATTCAATAATATATGGCAACATCTGGTTTATTACCTTGGGTATATATTGCATATTGATATTGATTCAAGTTTGATCAGTGAAGGTGGGAATTATCAGGATAATCTGCTAGGTAAGGTTGAGAACTACGAATACGATACGGCAACCAATTCAGTAATAACTATATTATTCCTTGGAATATTGCTTATTACTGTTATAAGATGCATCATCTACAGTGTTAGAAAGATTGTGAGAAGTGATAAGAAAGAATTAAGTTGTCCGATATCATTCGGATACAGCTCGGCTGCTTTTCTCGCTTTTATAATAACCTGTGCATTTGTAAAATCCGAAGTATTTGTATGCAGATATATGATAGCGTCATTTGGACTTCTAGCACCAGCAATCTGTTTGCAAATTCAAAAGCTTGGGAAGTATAAGAACAGGTTGTTTGAGGGATTGATATATGGCGCTTCAGGACTTCTTATATGTGCACAGTTGTTTAATATGATAATAGTCCATTTAGAACATAAGTATTCCGGAGATGATAGAGCAGAGGCTTATTATGAAGTAAATGGTGGAGAGTATGGATCGGTTTATGAACCATTAAGCAGATATCTTGAAGAGAATGCTCAGGAATATCATAGCATAGGTATAAAAATGGATTCTAATACGTACGTGTACCCAGTATTACGACTTCTTGAAGAGTATTCAGACACTGTATATTATATAGATGTGCCAAATTCATCATCAAAGTATTCAGATGATGAGTATCAACCGGACTGTATAATAGTAATTACTTATTCTGATATGGGAAATATGTACGATAAAGACTATAATTATAACGGATTAAGCTATGTTCAGGATGAACAATTATCCGGAAGATGCCGGGTCTTCGTAAGATAA
- a CDS encoding DUF2304 domain-containing protein, with protein sequence MYFTITSRIVILIGVIIFFGIIIKLIQKNSLDLKYTLLWFASGIIILIIDAFPQLFEVVMSLLGIRTYMYGVIMLGMAFLTMILMAITSIVSKQKQRIKTLIQQNALLEKRIRDLEQGASESR encoded by the coding sequence ATGTACTTCACAATTACATCAAGAATAGTAATCTTAATAGGAGTTATTATATTTTTTGGAATAATCATTAAATTGATTCAAAAAAATTCACTGGATCTTAAGTATACTCTATTGTGGTTTGCATCTGGGATTATAATACTGATAATAGATGCCTTTCCACAACTTTTTGAAGTGGTTATGTCTCTTCTTGGTATCCGTACATATATGTATGGTGTTATTATGCTGGGTATGGCTTTTCTGACAATGATACTTATGGCTATAACATCAATAGTATCCAAACAGAAACAACGTATTAAGACTCTGATCCAACAAAATGCGCTGCTTGAAAAGAGAATAAGAGATCTTGAACAGGGCGCATCTGAAAGTAGGTAG
- a CDS encoding oligosaccharide flippase family protein, giving the protein MVLKEKIHKLFNTGLFHIFGASVFNNVIAFISSIILVRVVSKADYGVFAYAWNIFSIVLLASGFGTDAGALQLLSESLNDKQKFKRIFSAALRFGSIFNLILSFVMLIMGVFIPLPIMESGRLLVMMVILPEFIYWYTMQQIYLRSSMENVKYSRTSLINTALVAALTIVGALFWAAEGMVIGRYIAYISSVVIGISIFRVPFIKLREKGLEKAVFKDLIKISGISMLNNGLSQLLYLIDVFVIGIVMTDEIQVATYKVATQIPTALSFIPVAIVTYIYPYFAAHREDRKWCIRKYRLTLLAVGSLNFVISASLIILAPWLIRTIFGEQYMDALVPFRILSASYFFSGTFSVLTGSLLVTQRKLYFNTFVAVLSGILNIAADYVLVVLFEINGAAMATISVVIITSILNVSYFVAVLVKKNK; this is encoded by the coding sequence GTGGTATTGAAAGAAAAAATACATAAGCTCTTTAATACAGGGCTGTTCCATATATTTGGTGCATCAGTATTCAATAATGTTATAGCATTTATCAGCTCCATAATCCTTGTTCGTGTGGTGTCTAAGGCGGATTATGGAGTATTTGCTTATGCTTGGAATATTTTTTCCATAGTTTTGCTTGCGTCCGGTTTTGGAACAGATGCAGGGGCACTGCAGCTGTTAAGCGAATCATTGAATGATAAGCAGAAGTTTAAAAGAATCTTTAGTGCTGCACTTAGATTTGGAAGTATCTTTAATTTGATTCTTTCATTTGTGATGCTTATTATGGGGGTGTTTATCCCTCTTCCGATTATGGAATCAGGCAGGCTTCTTGTTATGATGGTAATATTACCAGAATTTATTTATTGGTATACTATGCAGCAAATATATCTCAGATCATCTATGGAAAATGTAAAGTATTCCAGAACATCACTTATAAATACAGCACTTGTAGCTGCTCTTACGATAGTAGGAGCTTTGTTTTGGGCGGCTGAAGGTATGGTTATCGGAAGGTATATTGCCTATATTTCAAGTGTTGTGATAGGTATAAGTATATTTAGGGTTCCATTTATTAAATTGAGAGAAAAAGGGCTAGAGAAAGCAGTGTTTAAGGATCTGATCAAGATATCCGGAATAAGCATGCTTAATAACGGGTTATCGCAGCTGCTATACCTTATAGATGTATTTGTTATCGGAATTGTAATGACAGATGAGATTCAGGTAGCGACATATAAAGTAGCAACTCAGATTCCTACAGCATTATCATTTATTCCAGTTGCAATAGTTACGTATATTTATCCATATTTTGCAGCACATAGAGAAGATAGAAAGTGGTGTATCAGAAAGTATAGATTGACTTTATTAGCTGTAGGATCTTTGAACTTTGTAATATCGGCATCACTAATAATCCTAGCGCCGTGGTTGATAAGAACAATTTTTGGAGAACAGTATATGGATGCACTAGTACCATTCCGAATACTGTCTGCAAGCTATTTCTTCTCTGGAACATTCAGTGTTCTTACAGGAAGCTTACTTGTTACACAGAGGAAGTTATATTTTAATACTTTTGTTGCAGTACTTTCAGGTATTTTGAACATAGCAGCAGATTATGTACTTGTAGTCCTTTTTGAGATTAATGGTGCTGCTATGGCAACTATTTCTGTAGTGATAATTACGAGCATATTAAACGTATCATATTTTGTTGCAGTTTTAGTGAAAAAGAATAAATAA
- a CDS encoding DapH/DapD/GlmU-related protein produces MLKHLVKNLFAKIYGESYDIYLLRKSGVQIGKNFYYDSSYIDGSFRYLVEIGDNVTFTHASILSHDASTKIPLGKTKIAKVKIGNNVFIGYGVIILPGVTIGTNVVIGAGSVVNRDIPDNSVAAGNPCKVIGSYEDFVNKNAKKMESQPVFNLTNDPEKQKNIADKLGSSFGFID; encoded by the coding sequence ATGCTCAAGCATCTTGTAAAAAATCTTTTCGCCAAAATATATGGAGAAAGTTACGATATCTATCTGCTCAGAAAAAGTGGTGTGCAGATAGGTAAAAACTTTTACTATGACTCCAGTTATATCGATGGCAGTTTCAGATACCTGGTTGAGATTGGTGATAATGTTACATTTACGCACGCATCCATACTTTCTCACGATGCCAGCACTAAAATTCCTCTAGGCAAAACGAAAATTGCTAAAGTCAAAATAGGTAATAACGTATTTATTGGTTACGGTGTTATAATCCTTCCAGGTGTTACAATTGGAACTAATGTAGTAATAGGTGCCGGAAGTGTAGTTAACAGGGATATCCCGGACAATAGTGTTGCAGCAGGTAATCCATGTAAAGTCATCGGTTCCTACGAAGATTTTGTCAATAAGAATGCAAAAAAGATGGAATCACAACCAGTGTTTAATCTTACAAATGATCCGGAGAAGCAAAAAAATATAGCCGATAAACTCGGAAGTTCTTTCGGTTTTATCGACTAA
- a CDS encoding glycosyltransferase family 2 protein encodes MPKISIIIPIYNTPQSSLVKCLDSIKNQPYSNYELILIDDGSRSDLSQIYSNLSQKYSATYLYQPNKGVSSARNHGINEASGDYIAFIDSDDTIMPDFLPDAAEYAASGDYDIVIGSIQDVSKEYSQAFVDSAVSLDGSNIYELENALLGGIGPYYKFNPRSYFLLGSSCGRIYKTSVIKGSYYQDGLKYSEDQLFNRIVFKKVTSAIIVPDIWYNYLQNDFSAMHGNYENYRAQICVFWKLWNDITITESNLNIANSANILSLRWFNGFTTEWIIPLNGSLHRKITEMKKISEEEIFIYAINNLPFKMANSLKDRITYLMLKFHWFVGIYFINSLNHFLMTTKNKS; translated from the coding sequence ATGCCAAAAATCAGTATTATCATACCAATTTATAATACTCCCCAAAGCAGCCTTGTGAAGTGTCTTGATTCAATCAAAAATCAGCCATATTCAAACTATGAGCTAATTCTTATCGATGATGGCAGTAGGTCTGATCTTTCTCAGATTTATTCCAATCTTTCACAAAAGTATAGCGCTACATATCTATATCAGCCCAATAAAGGTGTTTCATCTGCGAGGAATCATGGTATCAACGAAGCATCCGGAGATTATATAGCATTCATAGACTCTGATGATACAATTATGCCTGACTTTCTACCTGACGCTGCAGAATATGCAGCTAGCGGTGATTATGATATAGTAATCGGCTCTATTCAGGATGTATCTAAAGAATATAGCCAAGCCTTTGTTGATTCTGCAGTTTCCCTGGATGGCAGTAACATATATGAACTTGAAAATGCCCTTCTTGGCGGAATCGGCCCTTACTATAAATTTAATCCAAGAAGCTATTTTCTTCTTGGAAGTTCATGCGGAAGAATATATAAGACATCCGTTATCAAAGGCTCTTATTATCAAGATGGATTAAAATACTCAGAGGATCAACTTTTTAACAGAATCGTATTCAAAAAAGTAACCAGCGCTATTATTGTACCCGATATTTGGTACAACTATTTACAAAACGATTTTTCTGCAATGCATGGTAATTATGAAAACTACCGTGCTCAAATATGTGTCTTTTGGAAACTATGGAATGATATAACAATAACAGAATCAAATTTGAACATTGCAAATTCAGCCAATATCTTATCTCTAAGATGGTTTAACGGATTTACTACAGAGTGGATAATCCCACTTAATGGATCATTGCATCGCAAGATCACAGAAATGAAAAAAATTTCAGAGGAAGAAATCTTCATTTATGCGATTAACAACCTTCCTTTTAAGATGGCTAACAGTTTGAAAGATCGCATTACCTATTTGATGTTAAAATTCCACTGGTTTGTAGGGATTTACTTTATCAATTCATTAAACCACTTTTTAATGACTACAAAAAACAAATCTTAA
- a CDS encoding glycosyltransferase, producing MTVIINIGARTIPMANIGIIINSLRTCGGEERVVSLMANEWVKDHNVTIYSFETRNPKPEEQNDYPISPKIRIERVYMPNDGFCARYLKVLYFYTGFINTSLCRKFLKKLYYPKSFIKEWIDRINASDLDIVIAISGNNTMLLGQIKDHISCKTIGWEHSSFEGYFDRKTGAFKNRIETYVENATKLDKIVLLNQDIERKFKAIGLNNTTIIPNPKSFSMSQKASMSNHSIVTCGRIEAEKGYFDLVKAFANFHKDYPEWSLTIVGGGSLKPKLDNLIDSLRLSKSITVTGYVKDVQKYLLNASIYVMTSRWEGFPMSVTEALEAGLPVVAFDIPAMEPLVSDNIEGLIVPSFDNVKFADALKKLASNEEKRVRMSCSAIQKALSLDPQNVALIWDSVFKELTGH from the coding sequence ATGACAGTTATTATTAATATTGGAGCAAGAACTATCCCTATGGCTAATATTGGAATAATTATAAACTCGCTAAGAACCTGTGGCGGAGAAGAGCGTGTTGTATCCTTAATGGCAAACGAGTGGGTCAAGGATCATAACGTAACAATTTATTCTTTTGAAACAAGGAATCCTAAACCCGAAGAACAGAACGACTATCCTATATCTCCAAAGATCAGGATAGAGCGTGTTTATATGCCAAATGATGGATTCTGTGCCAGATATCTTAAGGTATTATATTTTTATACAGGCTTTATTAATACATCACTGTGTCGCAAATTCCTCAAAAAACTGTATTACCCTAAATCATTTATCAAGGAATGGATAGATAGAATAAATGCTTCTGATCTTGATATTGTAATCGCCATATCTGGGAATAATACGATGTTACTCGGCCAAATCAAGGATCACATATCCTGCAAAACCATTGGTTGGGAACATAGCTCTTTCGAGGGTTATTTTGACAGAAAAACAGGTGCTTTCAAAAACAGAATTGAGACATATGTTGAAAATGCGACCAAGTTAGATAAGATCGTTCTACTAAATCAGGACATTGAACGCAAGTTCAAAGCTATAGGGCTTAACAATACTACGATCATTCCTAACCCCAAAAGCTTCTCGATGTCACAGAAAGCTTCAATGAGTAACCATTCTATAGTTACCTGCGGCCGAATAGAAGCAGAAAAAGGATATTTTGATCTGGTTAAGGCATTTGCAAACTTCCATAAAGATTACCCTGAATGGAGTCTTACGATCGTTGGCGGCGGTAGCCTTAAACCCAAATTAGATAATTTGATCGATTCTCTTAGACTTTCAAAGAGTATCACTGTTACCGGATACGTTAAAGATGTCCAAAAGTATTTACTCAATGCATCTATTTATGTCATGACATCCAGATGGGAAGGTTTTCCTATGTCTGTAACTGAGGCTTTGGAAGCCGGGCTCCCGGTTGTAGCCTTTGATATACCTGCAATGGAGCCTTTAGTATCTGACAATATCGAAGGCTTAATAGTGCCTTCTTTTGATAACGTCAAATTCGCAGATGCGCTTAAGAAACTTGCTTCTAATGAGGAAAAACGAGTTCGAATGTCTTGTAGTGCTATCCAAAAGGCTTTAAGCCTTGACCCTCAGAATGTCGCTTTGATATGGGATTCAGTATTTAAGGAGTTAACAGGCCATTGA
- a CDS encoding glycosyltransferase family 2 protein, giving the protein MKSLIIVPAYNESGNIKAVIDNIKIKCPFADYIVVNDCSTDDTRDILDSIGASYISAPVNLGIGGAVQSGYRYASENEYDVAIQVDGDGQHDVSYIKEMIDILESDKCDIVIGSRFLEKNGFQSSKLRRTGIRFLDWLIKVTSRAVVTDATSGFRAVNRRFIEYYAKEYPDDYPEPEAIVMAALNGGRIKELPVVMRERENGESSINMRKSVYYMIKVTLAIVIRKLSIRKNIKN; this is encoded by the coding sequence ATGAAAAGTCTTATAATCGTTCCCGCATATAATGAAAGCGGCAATATAAAAGCTGTAATAGATAATATAAAAATCAAATGCCCATTTGCAGACTATATAGTAGTTAATGACTGCTCTACAGATGATACGAGAGACATTTTGGATTCTATAGGCGCATCTTATATATCAGCTCCGGTAAACCTTGGAATAGGCGGTGCTGTCCAGTCGGGATACCGCTATGCATCTGAAAATGAATATGATGTTGCCATACAGGTAGATGGTGATGGCCAGCATGACGTATCCTATATTAAGGAAATGATAGACATTCTTGAAAGCGATAAATGTGATATAGTGATAGGTTCAAGGTTTCTTGAAAAGAACGGATTTCAGTCATCTAAGCTTAGAAGAACAGGAATCAGATTCCTGGACTGGCTTATAAAAGTAACTTCCAGAGCTGTAGTTACAGATGCAACAAGTGGATTCAGGGCTGTCAATCGCCGCTTTATAGAATATTATGCCAAAGAATATCCTGATGACTACCCGGAACCGGAAGCCATTGTTATGGCAGCGCTTAATGGTGGAAGGATTAAGGAGTTACCGGTAGTTATGCGTGAAAGAGAAAATGGAGAGAGCTCTATTAACATGCGTAAATCCGTATATTATATGATTAAGGTTACTTTGGCTATCGTAATACGTAAGCTTTCGATTCGAAAAAATATTAAAAATTAA